One window from the genome of Metabacillus flavus encodes:
- a CDS encoding ABC-F family ATP-binding cassette domain-containing protein, with amino-acid sequence MSMLSVENLYKTYGEKVLFDHLSFSISEKHRIGLIGVNGTGKSTLLKFLAGQETAESGTMTHANQFHIEYLPQQSDLNEELTVLDQIYYGEAANMKGMRDYEKALASLEENPADEKKQAALMAMQQKVDELNAWDAITTAKTVLTRLGVTSFTKKISELSGGQKKRVAIAKALIQPANLLILDEPTNHLDQDTIEWLEAFLAQYKGAFIVVTHDRYFLNRVTNQIFELDKGQLYTYEGNYEMFLEKKAEREELAVQSEAKHHNTLRRELAWLRRGAKARTTKQKARIQRVEDMKEQKFDNTKHDLQFALGSVRLGKKVMELTDVSKRFADLQLIKDFSYLVVPGDRLGLIGPNGSGKTTLLNMLAGKTQPDSGTIAVGETVKIGYYTQDHSDMDENLRMIDYIKGTAEIVHTIDGTSITAEQMLERFLFPRSMQFTYIRKLSGGERRRLYLLNVLMQEPNVLFLDEPTNDLDTQTLSVLEEYLDHFPGVVITVSHDRYFLDRVIDQLFIFKGQGHIERFYGNYSEYMEERKKQTAAKKELKTAEAPQPVKETRKKLSYKEQQEWNGLEDQIAALEEKLSELQAGIDGAGSDFGKIQKLMEEQKAAEEKLEYSMQRWEELSLLLEEIEQAKS; translated from the coding sequence ATGAGTATGTTATCGGTTGAAAATTTATATAAAACTTATGGGGAAAAGGTGCTCTTTGATCATCTTTCTTTCTCTATATCTGAGAAACACCGCATCGGTCTGATTGGTGTAAATGGAACAGGTAAATCAACGCTGCTAAAATTTTTGGCAGGACAGGAAACTGCTGAGTCCGGTACCATGACGCATGCGAATCAATTTCATATTGAATATTTGCCGCAGCAATCTGATTTGAACGAGGAATTGACTGTTCTCGACCAGATTTATTACGGAGAGGCAGCAAACATGAAGGGAATGAGGGACTATGAAAAAGCCCTCGCATCCCTTGAAGAGAATCCGGCAGATGAAAAGAAACAGGCTGCTCTCATGGCTATGCAGCAAAAGGTTGATGAACTGAATGCATGGGATGCGATTACAACGGCTAAAACGGTTCTGACCCGTCTTGGGGTGACAAGCTTCACGAAAAAAATCAGCGAGCTTTCCGGCGGCCAGAAAAAGCGGGTAGCCATTGCAAAGGCGCTCATTCAGCCTGCGAACCTTCTTATTCTGGATGAACCGACTAACCATCTTGATCAGGATACGATTGAATGGCTGGAGGCGTTTCTTGCGCAGTATAAAGGAGCGTTTATTGTCGTAACCCATGACCGTTACTTCCTCAACCGGGTCACAAATCAAATTTTTGAGCTCGATAAGGGTCAGCTTTATACGTATGAAGGGAACTATGAAATGTTTCTGGAGAAAAAGGCGGAGCGTGAAGAACTAGCCGTCCAGAGTGAAGCAAAGCACCACAATACATTAAGACGCGAGCTTGCCTGGCTCCGCCGCGGGGCAAAAGCGAGAACGACGAAGCAAAAAGCGCGTATTCAGCGTGTCGAGGATATGAAAGAGCAGAAGTTCGACAACACTAAGCATGATCTTCAATTTGCTCTAGGCAGCGTCAGGCTCGGCAAAAAAGTGATGGAACTGACCGATGTCAGCAAGCGATTCGCCGATCTGCAGCTAATCAAGGATTTCAGCTATCTTGTTGTACCGGGAGACCGGCTTGGCCTTATTGGACCGAATGGAAGCGGAAAAACAACCCTGCTGAATATGCTTGCAGGCAAAACCCAGCCCGACAGCGGAACGATAGCAGTTGGGGAAACCGTCAAAATTGGGTATTACACACAGGATCATTCAGATATGGATGAAAATTTGAGGATGATTGATTACATTAAAGGAACAGCTGAAATTGTTCATACGATAGACGGGACATCCATTACAGCGGAACAGATGCTCGAACGTTTTTTATTTCCGAGATCGATGCAGTTTACTTACATCCGCAAGCTATCAGGAGGAGAGCGCCGGCGCCTTTACCTCCTGAATGTACTGATGCAGGAACCGAATGTTTTGTTCCTGGATGAGCCGACGAATGATCTCGATACACAGACCCTCAGTGTCCTGGAGGAGTATCTTGATCATTTCCCTGGAGTTGTCATCACTGTATCCCATGACAGGTACTTCCTGGACCGGGTCATCGATCAGCTGTTCATTTTCAAAGGGCAGGGCCATATTGAACGTTTCTATGGGAATTACTCTGAATATATGGAGGAGCGCAAAAAACAGACGGCTGCCAAAAAAGAATTAAAAACCGCTGAAGCTCCTCAGCCTGTAAAAGAGACAAGAAAAAAACTTTCCTATAAAGAGCAGCAGGAATGGAATGGTCTTGAGGATCAAATTGCTGCTCTTGAAGAAAAGCTTTCCGAACTTCAGGCAGGCATAGATGGGGCAGGCAGTGATTTCGGCAAGATTCAAAAGCTTATGGAGGAGCAGAAGGCGGCGGAAGAGAAGCTCGAATATTCGATGCAGCGCTGGGAAGAGCTCTCCCTCCTTCTTGAAGAAATAGAGCAAGCTAAATCATAA
- a CDS encoding 5-formyltetrahydrofolate cyclo-ligase — MSDKNEIRLKVWQRLEEEKLGRFPFPLKGRIPNFKGAEKAAAFVFEMPEYKHADVIKVNPDAPQLPLRAQVLKDGKTLLVPTPRLKAGFMQVKPEWVPAGEERRAASLSHIKEYGQLLPLSELPRIDLIVIGSVAMTKDGRRLGKGEGYADREYAIIRELGNPEVPVITTVNSRQLVEDDIPVEEFDLTADWIATEKGLTRTESRVPKPKGIVWSRVTDEDMASMPVLQEIKDLNSKKNPL; from the coding sequence ATGTCAGACAAGAATGAAATCCGCCTAAAAGTATGGCAGAGACTTGAGGAAGAGAAGCTTGGCAGATTTCCCTTTCCTTTAAAGGGCAGGATTCCAAATTTCAAAGGAGCGGAAAAAGCAGCGGCCTTTGTTTTTGAAATGCCCGAATATAAGCATGCGGATGTCATTAAAGTAAACCCGGATGCGCCGCAGCTTCCGCTTAGGGCCCAGGTACTGAAGGACGGGAAAACACTATTAGTTCCAACTCCCAGGTTAAAAGCCGGTTTCATGCAAGTGAAGCCTGAATGGGTTCCGGCGGGTGAAGAGAGGAGGGCAGCCAGTTTGAGTCATATAAAGGAGTACGGACAACTTCTGCCGCTATCTGAGCTTCCAAGGATTGATCTCATCGTCATTGGATCTGTGGCGATGACAAAGGACGGGAGGCGTCTCGGAAAAGGCGAAGGCTATGCAGACCGGGAATACGCAATCATCAGAGAGCTTGGCAATCCTGAGGTTCCCGTAATCACGACCGTTAACAGCCGGCAGCTTGTAGAGGATGATATTCCGGTGGAGGAATTCGATTTAACGGCTGATTGGATTGCGACGGAAAAAGGGCTAACGAGGACGGAATCCCGCGTTCCGAAACCGAAGGGGATTGTCTGGAGCAGGGTAACGGATGAAGATATGGCTTCGATGCCGGTACTTCAGGAAATAAAAGATTTGAACAGCAAAAAAAATCCCCTTTAA
- a CDS encoding aldehyde dehydrogenase family protein has translation MTGQMTYAKHFINGEWKDGSSDKTIENVNPFSGELLFKIRSADPHDLDEAYSAAKNTQKKWEQTLPGERRAVLEKVAQGLSDRKEEIISWLIKEAGSTAIKAEAEWAAALNIVKEAASFPFRMEGKILPSAIPGKENRVYRTPKGVVGVIGPWNFPLHLAMRSVAPAIATGNTVVLKPSSDAMVTSGFLIADLFEKAELPKGVLNVVAGRGSEIGDEFVLHSVPKVISFTGSTDVGKHIAGLAAKGLKETALELGGNNVMVVLEDADLEQAANAAIFGKFLHQGQICMALNRIIVVDEIYDAFAEKFVEKAKKIIAGDPGEAETAVGPLINEKALERIQKDVEDSLEMGAKLLVSGKASGNVLHPIVLGEVTNDMPIAQKEIFGPVAPLIRAKDEADAIAIANDSEYGLSGSVFSGDVQRGVRAAKEIETGMIHINDQSVNDEAHVAFGGEKHSGIGRFGGEWAIEKFTTVKWIGVMEEPRKYPF, from the coding sequence ATGACTGGTCAAATGACATATGCAAAACACTTTATAAATGGAGAATGGAAAGACGGGTCAAGTGATAAAACGATTGAGAATGTGAATCCTTTTTCCGGTGAACTGCTTTTCAAAATCCGCTCTGCAGATCCGCACGATTTGGATGAAGCCTACTCCGCTGCAAAAAACACACAGAAAAAATGGGAGCAAACACTTCCTGGTGAACGGAGAGCTGTCTTAGAAAAGGTGGCTCAGGGCTTAAGCGATCGTAAAGAAGAGATTATCAGCTGGCTCATTAAAGAAGCCGGAAGCACCGCGATTAAAGCTGAGGCTGAATGGGCGGCTGCACTGAACATCGTTAAAGAAGCGGCCAGCTTCCCATTCAGGATGGAGGGCAAAATCCTTCCTTCTGCTATCCCCGGCAAGGAGAATCGCGTCTACCGGACTCCAAAAGGGGTAGTCGGAGTAATCGGTCCATGGAATTTCCCGCTCCACTTGGCGATGAGATCTGTCGCACCTGCCATTGCAACCGGGAATACAGTTGTACTGAAGCCTTCCTCCGACGCAATGGTGACGTCCGGATTCCTGATTGCCGATTTGTTTGAAAAAGCGGAGCTGCCAAAAGGAGTATTGAACGTTGTAGCCGGCAGAGGCTCAGAAATTGGAGATGAATTTGTCCTTCATTCCGTACCTAAGGTCATTTCCTTCACCGGCTCTACGGATGTTGGAAAGCATATTGCCGGGCTTGCAGCTAAAGGGTTGAAGGAGACCGCACTTGAACTTGGCGGAAACAATGTGATGGTGGTTCTAGAGGATGCCGACTTAGAACAGGCAGCTAATGCCGCGATTTTCGGGAAGTTCCTTCATCAGGGACAAATCTGTATGGCATTAAACCGGATTATAGTGGTCGATGAAATTTATGATGCATTCGCTGAAAAGTTTGTCGAAAAGGCCAAAAAAATCATTGCAGGAGATCCTGGCGAGGCGGAAACAGCCGTCGGTCCTCTAATAAATGAGAAGGCACTGGAAAGAATTCAGAAGGATGTTGAAGACAGCCTTGAAATGGGCGCCAAGCTCCTCGTATCGGGCAAAGCCAGCGGCAACGTCCTTCATCCAATCGTTCTTGGTGAAGTAACGAATGACATGCCGATTGCACAAAAAGAAATTTTCGGCCCTGTTGCACCGCTGATCCGAGCGAAGGATGAGGCCGATGCGATTGCCATTGCCAATGATTCGGAATATGGGTTGAGCGGTTCAGTCTTCAGCGGCGATGTACAACGCGGTGTCCGTGCAGCTAAAGAAATTGAAACAGGCATGATTCATATCAATGATCAGTCTGTCAACGACGAAGCACATGTCGCCTTTGGTGGAGAAAAACATTCCGGCATCGGCCGATTTGGCGGAGAGTGGGCCATCGAAAAATTTACAACAGTCAAATGGATTGGGGTTATGGAAGAACCGAGGAAATATCCATTCTAA
- a CDS encoding STAS domain-containing protein, protein MDKITELSGPAITLTVKLVLIPLFGNLDENLISRNRTRLLNSMHEQDYEHAILDFHGIGALTGEGLTELGKLIAEFRLMGVEAVFTGLTPAHVKAMNQSGAVLDVQSINTLPKAIQSYFSSK, encoded by the coding sequence TTGGATAAAATTACTGAACTATCAGGCCCGGCTATCACTCTTACGGTTAAGCTTGTGCTCATCCCGCTCTTTGGTAACCTTGACGAGAACCTGATCAGCAGGAATCGGACAAGACTATTGAACAGCATGCATGAACAAGACTATGAGCACGCGATTCTGGATTTCCACGGAATTGGCGCATTAACGGGAGAGGGTTTGACAGAGCTTGGAAAACTCATAGCCGAATTCAGACTTATGGGCGTCGAGGCTGTCTTTACAGGACTCACCCCTGCCCATGTAAAGGCAATGAATCAGTCAGGAGCAGTTCTGGATGTTCAATCCATCAATACTTTGCCTAAAGCTATTCAGTCTTACTTTTCTTCAAAATAG
- a CDS encoding NAD(P)/FAD-dependent oxidoreductase, translated as MKIAIIGAGLTGLTAAAVLKEKGVSGVTLFDKGKSPGGRLATRRIGEGRADHGAQFFTVRTEELKKEADQWLEKGWIQKWFGDPYPRFAGAEGMNRLAKRLAEELDVRTNTRIVRIQEYDQGFELFAETGESFQAEALLLTIPAPQAIDLLNESRIPAGHELAGIRFNPCFVAMASLKKELSLGNQGHLDSSLPQGLERIADQSEKGISIEPIASIYMTGEWSAEHFEKQDDEVVSLILDKVKDYVSFENVKSVQLKRWRYAEAVQPYHRPFMDLGTNHPFLAAGDAFLREDDPAGRTRFESAFLSGIDAGEELYRRGKMT; from the coding sequence GTGAAAATAGCGATTATCGGAGCCGGGCTTACCGGTTTAACGGCGGCTGCAGTGCTGAAAGAGAAAGGTGTATCGGGTGTCACGCTTTTTGACAAAGGAAAGAGTCCCGGAGGCCGGCTTGCAACCAGAAGGATAGGGGAAGGGAGAGCGGATCATGGTGCTCAGTTTTTTACGGTACGTACAGAAGAGTTAAAAAAAGAAGCGGATCAATGGCTTGAAAAAGGCTGGATACAAAAATGGTTCGGCGATCCGTATCCGCGTTTTGCAGGAGCGGAAGGAATGAACAGGCTGGCTAAACGCCTCGCTGAAGAACTGGATGTGAGGACAAATACCAGAATCGTTCGTATCCAGGAATATGACCAAGGATTTGAACTTTTTGCTGAAACGGGAGAAAGCTTTCAAGCTGAGGCTCTTCTTTTAACCATTCCTGCACCTCAAGCGATTGATCTGCTGAACGAAAGCCGGATCCCAGCCGGACATGAGCTTGCCGGAATCCGGTTCAATCCATGCTTTGTGGCCATGGCTTCGCTGAAAAAGGAACTAAGTCTTGGCAATCAAGGGCATCTTGACTCCAGTCTTCCGCAAGGTCTGGAAAGGATTGCTGACCAATCTGAAAAAGGGATATCGATTGAGCCGATCGCAAGCATCTACATGACAGGAGAATGGTCAGCGGAGCATTTTGAAAAACAGGATGATGAGGTTGTGTCCCTGATCCTGGACAAAGTGAAGGATTACGTTAGTTTTGAGAATGTAAAATCGGTACAGCTTAAGCGCTGGCGCTATGCAGAAGCGGTACAGCCTTACCATCGCCCATTTATGGACTTAGGAACAAATCACCCGTTTTTGGCTGCAGGCGATGCCTTCTTAAGGGAAGACGATCCTGCTGGCAGGACAAGATTTGAAAGTGCCTTTCTGTCCGGTATCGATGCAGGGGAGGAGCTGTACCGAAGAGGAAAGATGACCTAA
- a CDS encoding nitric oxide synthase oxygenase — MTDTYDLFLKAKEFIQISYRELGKEEEIEERLLSIKQEIEATGQYVHTGIELEYGAKLAWRNSNRCIGRLFWQSLHVMDERGAETEEEVAEALIRHIEYASNGGKIRPSITIFKPKDKEKHRIRIWNHQLIRYAGYEFDEGYKGDPASIEFTRVCRELGWEGKYTDYDLLPIVVSTEGNLPKWFPIPEDSIIEVPITHPEIPAFQDLFLKWYGVPIISDMSLEIGGIVYGAAPFNGWYMGTEIGARNLADEDRYNMLPKVASIMGLKTDLNSSLWKDRALIELNAAVLYSFKEAGVSIVDHHTAAAQFKRFEEREESSGRDVTGDWTWLIPPISPAATHIFHKNYNNEIKTPNYFYQEKPF, encoded by the coding sequence GTGACAGATACATATGACCTGTTCCTGAAGGCAAAAGAATTCATTCAAATCAGTTATCGTGAGCTAGGAAAAGAAGAGGAAATAGAAGAGCGTCTGCTCAGCATTAAGCAGGAGATTGAAGCAACCGGACAGTATGTGCATACGGGAATCGAACTTGAATACGGTGCAAAACTTGCGTGGCGCAACAGTAATCGCTGTATTGGAAGGCTGTTCTGGCAGTCTCTTCATGTCATGGATGAACGCGGGGCAGAGACGGAAGAGGAAGTGGCGGAAGCGCTGATCCGCCATATTGAGTATGCGTCGAACGGCGGTAAAATAAGGCCTTCCATCACCATATTTAAGCCGAAGGACAAGGAGAAGCACAGAATTCGGATATGGAACCATCAGCTGATCCGCTATGCAGGATATGAATTTGATGAAGGGTACAAAGGAGATCCTGCTTCTATCGAATTTACCAGGGTATGCCGGGAGCTCGGATGGGAAGGGAAGTACACGGATTATGATCTGCTCCCGATCGTTGTTTCGACTGAAGGGAATCTGCCTAAGTGGTTTCCAATTCCAGAGGACAGCATCATCGAAGTCCCGATTACTCATCCGGAGATCCCTGCATTTCAAGATCTTTTCTTAAAATGGTATGGAGTCCCGATCATTTCAGACATGAGTCTCGAAATCGGAGGAATTGTTTATGGCGCTGCACCATTTAACGGATGGTACATGGGGACAGAGATCGGGGCCAGAAACCTGGCGGATGAAGATCGGTATAATATGCTTCCTAAGGTCGCTTCCATTATGGGACTGAAAACGGATTTGAACTCTTCATTATGGAAAGACCGGGCATTGATTGAGCTCAACGCGGCTGTTCTATACTCCTTTAAGGAGGCTGGCGTAAGCATCGTTGACCATCATACCGCTGCCGCTCAGTTTAAAAGATTCGAGGAAAGAGAAGAAAGCAGCGGAAGAGATGTTACCGGGGACTGGACATGGCTGATTCCGCCCATCTCGCCAGCGGCAACGCATATCTTCCATAAAAATTATAACAATGAGATTAAAACGCCGAACTACTTCTATCAGGAAAAACCCTTTTAA
- a CDS encoding cobalamin B12-binding domain-containing protein: protein MNPPEQLAKCLLEGDHEASWEIIKIHISEGASALDLFEGLITRAMQHVGVLWENNEITVADEHLATSTCDYILSKYQYYMRENKPEPEAHKKAMFLCVQDEDHYIGLKMVHILFEENGWQTKFMGPNLPLEFALSAAEKWKPEVIGLSFSLNYRAGQLKEYISRLESIQTNPTVLLGGRLLLTHDFTQFGSEKTRFIPTLTQLAEWFDLERSGGTRFVK, encoded by the coding sequence ATGAATCCTCCTGAACAATTAGCGAAGTGTCTTCTTGAAGGTGACCATGAAGCCTCATGGGAAATAATTAAGATTCACATTAGTGAAGGAGCATCTGCTCTGGATCTGTTTGAAGGTTTAATCACTAGAGCAATGCAGCATGTAGGAGTACTTTGGGAAAATAACGAGATTACGGTAGCAGATGAGCATTTGGCTACTTCAACATGTGATTATATCCTTTCAAAATATCAGTATTATATGAGAGAAAATAAGCCAGAACCTGAAGCCCATAAAAAGGCGATGTTTTTGTGCGTACAGGATGAAGATCATTATATCGGCTTGAAAATGGTTCACATCCTTTTTGAGGAAAATGGGTGGCAGACGAAATTTATGGGACCGAATCTTCCCCTTGAATTTGCGTTATCTGCTGCGGAAAAATGGAAGCCGGAAGTCATTGGGCTATCCTTCAGCTTAAATTACCGCGCCGGTCAGCTGAAGGAATATATCAGCAGGCTGGAGTCAATTCAAACCAATCCGACTGTCCTTCTTGGGGGAAGGCTTCTTCTTACACATGACTTTACCCAATTCGGCTCTGAGAAAACAAGATTTATTCCTACACTGACCCAGCTTGCTGAATGGTTCGATTTAGAGCGCTCCGGAGGAACCCGATTTGTCAAATAG
- a CDS encoding NADP-dependent oxidoreductase produces the protein MESTTQKQIQLAQRPNGMPTAETFRFTNTSVPEPKEGEVLVRTLYLSVDPYMRGRMQDTKSYVEPFPLDEVIHGGVVGEIVQSNSPDFKRGDTIVGMLGWQEYSAVPAKAVRKIDPDVAPITTALGVLGMPGLTAYFGLLHIGQPQEGETVVVSGAAGAVGSLVGQIAKIKGARVVGIAGTEDKIQYLKELGFDETINYKTEDVQKALEKACPNGVDVYFDNVGGEISDAVYSLLNKFARVPICGAISSYNKAGEDLGPRVQMKLIKSSALMKGFVVGDYADRFEEGSRQLGAWVKNGSLKYEETIVEGFENIPDAFLGLFSGSNLGKQLVKVTDPLYAKI, from the coding sequence ATGGAAAGCACGACTCAAAAACAAATCCAGCTTGCACAGCGCCCGAACGGGATGCCGACTGCGGAAACATTCCGCTTCACTAACACAAGCGTCCCGGAACCGAAAGAGGGAGAAGTACTTGTACGCACATTATACTTATCTGTAGATCCGTACATGAGAGGCCGTATGCAGGATACGAAATCATATGTTGAACCGTTCCCTCTTGATGAAGTTATCCACGGAGGTGTGGTCGGCGAAATCGTTCAATCGAACTCTCCTGACTTTAAACGCGGAGACACCATTGTAGGAATGCTCGGCTGGCAGGAGTATTCTGCTGTACCGGCAAAAGCTGTACGGAAAATTGATCCGGATGTCGCGCCGATCACAACAGCTCTTGGCGTTCTCGGAATGCCTGGCCTTACAGCGTACTTCGGACTTCTTCACATCGGTCAGCCTCAGGAAGGCGAAACGGTCGTTGTATCGGGTGCTGCAGGTGCTGTAGGCTCACTTGTGGGACAGATAGCAAAAATTAAAGGCGCACGTGTAGTCGGAATCGCCGGAACAGAAGATAAAATCCAATACTTAAAAGAGCTTGGTTTTGATGAAACGATCAACTATAAAACGGAAGACGTTCAGAAGGCACTTGAAAAAGCCTGTCCAAACGGTGTAGACGTCTATTTTGATAATGTAGGCGGAGAAATTTCCGATGCTGTCTACAGCCTGTTGAACAAATTTGCACGCGTACCGATTTGTGGAGCCATCTCCTCTTACAATAAAGCTGGAGAAGATTTAGGACCCCGTGTCCAAATGAAACTCATCAAGTCCAGTGCTTTGATGAAAGGCTTTGTCGTAGGAGATTATGCTGACCGCTTTGAAGAAGGATCCCGCCAGCTTGGTGCATGGGTAAAAAACGGAAGCCTGAAATATGAAGAAACAATTGTAGAAGGCTTTGAGAACATCCCAGATGCATTCCTTGGACTGTTCAGTGGTTCAAATCTTGGGAAGCAGCTCGTTAAAGTAACAGATCCGCTTTATGCAAAAATCTAA
- a CDS encoding ABC-F family ATP-binding cassette domain-containing protein, whose amino-acid sequence MSVLSVKDLSHGFGDRAIFNDVSFRLLKGEHIGLIGANGEGKSTFMNIITGKLEPDEGKVEWSKKVRVGYLDQHTNLEQGQTMRQVLQGAFQYLFDVEAEMNGIYDKMGSASPEELEKLLEEVGVLQDTLTNNDFYVIDSKVEEVARGLGLTDIGLEREVQDLSGGQRTKVLLAKLLLEKPDILLLDEPTNYLDEQHIEWLKRYLQEYENAFILISHDIPFLNSVINLIYHMENQQLNRYVGDYDNFLKIHEVKKQQLESAFKKQQAEIADLKDFVARNKARVSTRNMAMSRQKKLDKMDVIELAAEKPKPQFNFKESRAAGRVIFETKNLVIGYNEPLSRPLDLRMERGQKIALVGANGIGKTTLLRSILGEIKPISGEVERGDYLNIGYFEQEVKTSNYNTCIEEVWNEFPSLTQAEVRAALAKCGLTTKHIESKIEVLSGGEKAKVRFCKLMNNESNLLVLDEPTNHLDVDAKEELKRALNAYKGSILMISHEPEFYQGLATEVWNCESWTTKVF is encoded by the coding sequence ATGAGCGTATTATCAGTAAAAGATCTCAGCCACGGTTTCGGTGACCGGGCCATATTCAACGACGTATCATTCCGTCTTCTGAAAGGCGAGCATATTGGTCTGATTGGTGCGAACGGTGAAGGAAAATCAACCTTCATGAACATCATCACAGGCAAACTTGAGCCGGATGAAGGGAAAGTGGAATGGTCTAAAAAAGTCCGTGTCGGCTATCTGGACCAGCACACAAATTTGGAACAGGGTCAGACGATGCGCCAGGTACTTCAAGGGGCATTTCAATATTTATTTGATGTTGAAGCGGAAATGAACGGCATCTATGACAAAATGGGGAGCGCATCCCCGGAGGAACTGGAAAAGCTTCTTGAGGAAGTCGGCGTTCTGCAGGATACCCTGACAAACAACGACTTTTATGTCATTGATTCAAAAGTAGAAGAAGTCGCCCGCGGACTCGGACTGACAGATATCGGTCTTGAGCGCGAGGTTCAGGATTTGAGCGGCGGACAGCGGACAAAGGTCCTTTTGGCCAAGCTTTTATTAGAAAAGCCTGATATCCTCTTACTGGACGAGCCTACGAACTATTTGGATGAGCAGCACATTGAGTGGCTGAAACGATATTTGCAGGAATATGAAAATGCGTTTATTTTAATTTCGCATGATATCCCATTTTTAAATAGTGTTATCAACCTGATCTATCATATGGAAAATCAGCAATTGAACCGCTATGTTGGCGATTATGATAACTTCCTGAAGATTCATGAAGTGAAAAAACAGCAGCTGGAATCTGCTTTCAAAAAGCAGCAGGCTGAGATTGCGGATTTGAAAGACTTTGTTGCCCGTAATAAAGCACGCGTATCAACCCGCAACATGGCGATGTCCCGCCAGAAAAAGCTGGATAAGATGGACGTCATCGAGCTTGCAGCAGAAAAGCCTAAGCCGCAGTTTAACTTTAAAGAATCGCGTGCAGCAGGCAGAGTAATTTTTGAAACAAAAAATCTTGTAATCGGCTATAATGAACCGCTGTCAAGACCGCTTGACCTCCGTATGGAACGCGGTCAGAAAATTGCTCTTGTCGGAGCAAATGGTATCGGGAAAACGACGCTTCTGCGCAGCATCCTCGGAGAAATCAAGCCAATTTCAGGAGAAGTGGAGCGCGGCGATTACCTGAACATAGGCTACTTCGAGCAAGAGGTAAAAACCAGCAATTACAACACTTGTATCGAGGAAGTTTGGAACGAATTCCCTTCCCTTACTCAAGCTGAGGTGCGCGCGGCACTCGCAAAATGCGGCCTGACCACAAAGCACATCGAAAGCAAAATTGAAGTGCTTAGCGGGGGCGAGAAGGCAAAGGTGCGCTTCTGCAAATTAATGAACAATGAAAGCAATCTTCTCGTTCTTGATGAGCCAACCAACCACCTGGACGTCGACGCAAAAGAAGAATTGAAACGTGCATTGAATGCTTACAAAGGCAGCATCCTCATGATTTCCCATGAACCTGAATTCTATCAGGGCCTTGCTACCGAAGTGTGGAATTGCGAGAGCTGGACAACGAAGGTATTTTAA